The following coding sequences lie in one Methylosinus sp. PW1 genomic window:
- the cysK gene encoding cysteine synthase A: MSEAVSAPIYVRSEKPGRGRIYDSITQTLGDTPLVRFDRLAKEKGVKANLLGKLEFFNPLASVKDRIGVNLIDSLEKSGRIAPGRNLLIEPTSGNTGIALAFVAAARGYRLILVMPESMSIERRRILAVLGAELVLTPAAQGMKGAVAKATELAAENPDAVIPQQFENPANPEIHRLTTAEEIWNDTKGEVDYFVSGVGTGGTITGVGQVLKPRRPGLKVVAVEPEDSAVLSGRPPGPHKIQGIGPGFVPPILDRTVIDEIITIGNQTAFDTARQLAKFEGIPVGISSGAAVAAALEIAARPEAEGKNIVLIIPDFAERYLSTALFEGV, translated from the coding sequence ATGTCAGAGGCAGTATCGGCGCCTATTTACGTCCGTTCGGAAAAACCGGGGCGCGGCCGCATTTATGATTCGATCACGCAGACCCTCGGCGACACGCCGCTGGTGCGTTTCGACCGTCTCGCCAAAGAGAAGGGCGTCAAAGCCAATCTTCTCGGCAAGCTCGAATTCTTCAATCCGCTCGCCAGCGTGAAAGACCGCATCGGCGTCAATCTCATCGATTCGCTGGAGAAGAGCGGCCGCATCGCCCCGGGCCGCAATCTGCTCATCGAGCCGACCTCCGGCAACACCGGCATAGCGCTCGCCTTCGTCGCCGCCGCGCGCGGCTATCGCCTCATTCTGGTGATGCCGGAATCCATGTCGATCGAGCGTCGGCGCATTCTCGCCGTGCTCGGCGCCGAGCTGGTGCTGACGCCCGCCGCGCAGGGCATGAAGGGCGCCGTCGCCAAGGCCACCGAGCTCGCCGCCGAAAATCCCGACGCAGTCATTCCGCAGCAATTCGAGAATCCGGCCAATCCCGAGATCCATCGCCTCACCACTGCCGAGGAAATCTGGAACGACACCAAAGGCGAGGTCGATTACTTCGTCTCCGGCGTCGGCACGGGCGGCACCATCACCGGCGTCGGCCAGGTGCTGAAGCCGCGCCGCCCGGGTCTCAAGGTCGTCGCCGTGGAGCCCGAGGATTCGGCCGTGCTCTCCGGCCGTCCGCCGGGACCGCATAAGATTCAGGGCATCGGCCCGGGCTTCGTGCCGCCGATCCTCGACCGCACGGTCATCGACGAGATCATCACCATCGGCAATCAGACGGCCTTCGACACCGCGCGCCAGCTCGCCAAATTCGAAGGCATTCCGGTCGGCATCTCGTCCGGCGCCGCCGTCGCGGCCGCGCTCGAGATCGCCGCGCGCCCGGAGGCGGAAGGCAAGAATATCGTGCTGATCATCCCCGACTTCGCCGAGCGCTATCTCTCGACCGCGCTGTTCGAAGGCGTCTGA
- a CDS encoding aspartate carbamoyltransferase catalytic subunit yields the protein MPQKLHPAFPHRHLLGIEGLSRIDILTLLDMAEEAIEVSRQVEKKRATLRGRTQVNLFYESSTRTQASFEIAGKRLGADVMNMSVANSSEKKGETLLDTAMTLNAMRPDILVVRHARAGAVHLLARKVDCAVVNAGDGAHEHPTQALLDALTIRRHKGRIEGLTVAICGDVLHSRVARSNIILLSALGARLRAVGPSTLAPDSLSRLGVEVFHDMPTGLAGADIVMMLRLQRERMNGAFVPSSREYFHFFGLDEEKLAYAAPDALVMHPGPMNRGVEIDSSVADGPRSLIRDQVEMGVAVRMAVLEALAQHLPNV from the coding sequence ATGCCGCAAAAACTGCATCCCGCCTTCCCGCATCGCCATCTGCTCGGCATAGAGGGGCTGTCGCGCATCGACATTCTCACTCTGCTCGATATGGCGGAGGAGGCGATCGAGGTTTCCCGCCAGGTGGAGAAGAAGCGCGCCACGCTGCGCGGCCGCACCCAGGTCAATCTCTTCTACGAATCCTCCACCCGCACGCAGGCTTCATTCGAGATCGCAGGCAAAAGGCTCGGCGCTGACGTCATGAACATGTCGGTCGCCAATTCCTCGGAGAAGAAGGGCGAGACGCTGCTCGACACGGCGATGACGCTCAACGCCATGCGGCCGGATATTTTGGTGGTGCGTCACGCCCGCGCCGGCGCCGTGCATCTTCTGGCGCGCAAGGTGGATTGCGCCGTGGTCAACGCCGGCGACGGCGCCCATGAGCATCCGACGCAAGCGCTGCTGGACGCTTTGACGATCCGCCGCCACAAGGGCCGCATCGAGGGGCTCACGGTGGCGATCTGCGGCGATGTTCTGCATTCGCGCGTCGCGCGCTCCAACATTATTCTTTTGAGCGCGTTGGGCGCGCGGCTGCGCGCGGTCGGTCCCTCTACTCTCGCGCCCGATTCGCTGTCGCGGCTCGGCGTCGAAGTGTTCCACGACATGCCGACGGGACTCGCCGGCGCGGACATAGTGATGATGCTGAGGCTGCAGCGCGAGCGCATGAATGGCGCTTTTGTGCCGAGCAGCCGCGAATATTTCCATTTCTTCGGTCTCGACGAGGAGAAGCTCGCCTATGCCGCGCCCGATGCGCTGGTGATGCATCCGGGGCCGATGAATCGCGGCGTCGAGATCGACTCGAGCGTGGCCGACGGCCCCCGCTCGCTCATCAGGGATCAGGTGGAAATGGGCGTCGCCGTGCGCATGGCGGTGCTGGAGGCGCTCGCGCAGCATCTGCCGAATGTGTAG
- a CDS encoding SH3 domain-containing protein, translated as MHIRLGSPLLAAALSLCAATAMAATTVATDFSNMRSGPGARWPVIAQIPAGAKIRLDNCGPGWKHDWCQIRYKGKRGFVAANTLEPTMKNVVVAPLVTRDTTAVRSGPGGNWKVVAKIPPGQKVAASACQKGWMTSWCKVTYEGKSGYVDRNYLKRKGAVFAR; from the coding sequence ATGCACATTCGGCTCGGCTCGCCGCTCCTCGCGGCGGCCCTCTCCCTCTGCGCCGCCACGGCCATGGCGGCGACCACCGTCGCCACGGATTTCTCCAACATGCGCTCCGGTCCCGGCGCGCGCTGGCCGGTCATCGCCCAAATCCCGGCCGGCGCCAAAATCCGGCTCGACAATTGCGGGCCGGGCTGGAAACACGATTGGTGTCAGATCCGCTACAAGGGCAAGCGCGGCTTCGTCGCCGCCAACACGCTGGAGCCGACGATGAAGAATGTCGTCGTCGCGCCGCTCGTCACCCGCGACACCACGGCCGTGCGCTCCGGCCCCGGCGGAAACTGGAAGGTCGTCGCCAAGATCCCGCCGGGCCAGAAGGTCGCCGCATCCGCCTGCCAAAAGGGCTGGATGACCAGCTGGTGCAAAGTCACCTATGAGGGCAAGTCCGGCTATGTCGACCGCAATTATCTGAAGCGGAAGGGCGCCGTCTTCGCCCGCTAA
- the nadA gene encoding quinolinate synthase NadA, whose product MTLTFPEKKRLDAPAIGALVGAEQRFPVLPMPNLAWNKEVEAATAHLYERVAKVMPAIEWAFHAPYVKAINELKRERNAVILAHNYQTPEIYHCVADFVGDSLQLAKLAATSDAEIIVQGGVHFMAETSKILSPEKVVLMPDLEAGCSLAASITAADVRALRAEYPGVPIVAYVNTSADVKAEVDICCTSSNALKVVESLGSDRVIMLPDRYLAENVAAQTNVKIIAWRGACEVHERFTAEELETYRADHPGVKIIAHPECPREVVEISDFAGSTAAMIDYVRAKKPARVLLVTECSMADNVAAETTGTEFIRPCNFCPHMKRITLPKILDALVHIREEVTVDPLIAARARVSVQRMIDLG is encoded by the coding sequence ATGACCCTCACCTTCCCCGAGAAGAAGCGCCTCGATGCGCCCGCCATCGGCGCGCTCGTCGGAGCGGAGCAGCGCTTTCCGGTGCTGCCCATGCCCAATCTCGCCTGGAACAAGGAGGTCGAGGCCGCGACCGCCCATCTCTATGAGCGGGTGGCGAAGGTCATGCCGGCGATCGAATGGGCGTTCCATGCGCCTTATGTGAAGGCGATCAACGAGCTGAAGCGGGAACGCAACGCCGTCATCCTGGCCCACAACTATCAGACGCCGGAAATCTATCATTGCGTCGCCGATTTCGTCGGCGACAGCCTGCAGCTCGCCAAGCTCGCGGCCACCTCCGACGCCGAGATCATCGTGCAGGGCGGCGTGCATTTCATGGCCGAGACCTCGAAGATTCTGAGCCCCGAGAAAGTGGTGCTCATGCCCGATCTCGAGGCCGGCTGCTCGCTGGCCGCCTCCATCACCGCCGCCGACGTTCGCGCGCTGCGCGCCGAATATCCGGGCGTGCCGATCGTCGCCTATGTCAACACTTCCGCCGATGTGAAGGCGGAGGTGGATATTTGCTGCACCTCCTCCAACGCGCTGAAGGTCGTCGAGAGCCTCGGCTCCGATCGCGTCATCATGCTGCCGGACCGCTATCTCGCCGAGAATGTCGCCGCGCAGACAAATGTGAAGATCATCGCCTGGCGCGGCGCCTGCGAGGTGCACGAGCGCTTCACCGCGGAAGAGCTCGAGACCTATCGCGCCGATCATCCGGGCGTGAAGATCATCGCCCATCCCGAATGCCCGCGCGAGGTGGTGGAGATTTCCGATTTCGCCGGCTCGACCGCGGCGATGATCGATTATGTGCGCGCGAAAAAGCCGGCGCGCGTGCTGCTCGTGACCGAATGCTCCATGGCCGACAATGTGGCGGCGGAGACGACGGGAACCGAGTTCATCCGCCCCTGCAATTTCTGCCCGCATATGAAGCGCATCACGCTGCCGAAGATTCTCGACGCGCTGGTCCACATCCGCGAGGAGGTGACGGTCGATCCGCTGATCGCCGCGCGCGCGCGCGTCTCCGTGCAGCGGATGATCGATCTGGGGTGA
- a CDS encoding DUF4202 domain-containing protein — MTARYEALIAAIDAANADDPRKVTADGAERAFEIVYAERMTARLAALYPDASELLQIATRAQHLRRWDIPRESFPLGRHGYNDWRKECRAHHARLVGELMRAQGYAEDEIAHVGAIIRKEKLKKDRDSQALENVAAIVFLEHYFDDFHEKYKDYDDDKIVDILGKTLCKMSPKGHGAALALPLPERTRTLVAAAIAKESEALAKLAAVAID; from the coding sequence ATGACGGCTCGATACGAGGCTCTGATCGCAGCGATCGACGCCGCCAACGCCGACGATCCACGCAAAGTGACGGCCGATGGAGCCGAGCGCGCTTTCGAGATCGTCTACGCCGAGCGCATGACGGCGCGCCTCGCCGCGCTCTATCCCGACGCCTCGGAGCTGCTGCAAATCGCAACGCGCGCGCAGCATTTGCGCCGCTGGGACATTCCACGCGAGAGCTTCCCGCTCGGCCGCCACGGCTATAATGATTGGCGCAAGGAGTGCCGCGCGCATCACGCGCGCCTCGTCGGCGAGCTCATGCGCGCGCAGGGCTATGCGGAAGACGAGATCGCGCATGTCGGCGCGATCATCCGCAAGGAGAAGCTGAAGAAGGATCGCGATTCTCAAGCGCTGGAGAATGTCGCGGCCATCGTCTTCCTCGAGCATTATTTCGACGACTTCCACGAGAAATACAAAGACTACGACGACGACAAGATCGTCGACATTCTCGGCAAGACGCTGTGCAAAATGTCGCCCAAGGGCCATGGCGCGGCGCTGGCCCTGCCATTGCCGGAGCGCACGCGCACGCTGGTGGCGGCGGCCATCGCCAAGGAGAGCGAGGCGCTCGCCAAGCTCGCAGCCGTAGCGATCGACTAA
- a CDS encoding L-aspartate oxidase — MTQTPILIVGGGLAGLFCALKLAPRRVRVLTPGSIDEGAASFWAQGGVAAAVLDTDSPERHAEDTLKAGAGIVDAEIALGMAREARARIEDLLSYGVPFDRADGKFTPSREAAHSERRIVRVKGDTAGRAIMETLVAAVRATPSIELLEGFSAQELLTHDGRVIGLRARGRDGLLRDFLSPATVLATGGIGHLYRVTTNPKEARGIGLAMAARAGALVADAEFVQFHPTAIDIGVDPAPLATESLRGEGAIIIDRAGHRFMAEIDPAAELAPRDIVARGVFASIAAGGGAFLDARATVGAEFPARFPTVYASCMAGGVDPVTAPIPIAPAAHYHMGGVATDARGRTSLAGLWAAGEVASTGVHGANRLASNSLLEAVVFAARIASDIGEQNVEAAPAPAPSPDAADAPEQSLVDELRDVMARDVGVIRDAIGLTRAARAILRIEATTANAQLRNMALTALLATSAALARRESRGAHFRSDFPRAEDALAHRSYMTMAQARAIAEEALR; from the coding sequence GTGACACAGACTCCCATCCTCATCGTCGGCGGCGGCCTCGCCGGCCTCTTCTGCGCATTGAAGCTCGCGCCGCGCCGCGTCCGCGTGCTCACTCCAGGCTCCATCGACGAAGGCGCCGCGTCCTTCTGGGCGCAGGGCGGCGTCGCCGCGGCCGTGCTCGACACGGATTCGCCGGAGCGCCACGCCGAGGACACGCTGAAGGCCGGCGCCGGCATCGTCGATGCGGAAATCGCGCTCGGCATGGCGCGCGAAGCCCGCGCGCGCATCGAAGATCTTCTCTCCTATGGCGTGCCTTTCGATCGCGCCGACGGCAAATTCACGCCCTCGCGCGAGGCCGCCCATTCCGAGCGGCGCATCGTGCGCGTCAAAGGCGACACCGCCGGCCGGGCGATCATGGAGACGCTCGTCGCCGCCGTTCGCGCGACGCCTTCCATCGAATTATTGGAAGGCTTTTCCGCCCAGGAATTGCTGACCCATGACGGACGCGTCATCGGCCTGCGCGCGCGCGGCCGCGACGGCCTTTTGCGCGATTTTCTCTCGCCCGCCACAGTGTTGGCGACGGGCGGAATCGGCCATCTCTACCGCGTCACCACAAATCCCAAGGAAGCGCGCGGCATCGGCCTCGCAATGGCGGCGCGCGCCGGCGCGCTCGTCGCCGATGCGGAATTCGTGCAATTCCATCCGACCGCGATCGACATAGGCGTCGATCCGGCGCCGCTGGCGACAGAATCTCTGCGCGGCGAAGGCGCGATCATCATCGACCGCGCCGGCCATCGATTCATGGCGGAGATCGATCCGGCCGCCGAGCTCGCGCCGCGCGACATCGTGGCGCGCGGCGTCTTCGCTTCCATCGCGGCGGGAGGCGGCGCTTTTCTCGATGCGCGCGCGACTGTGGGCGCGGAGTTTCCCGCGCGCTTTCCGACCGTCTATGCGAGCTGCATGGCTGGCGGCGTCGATCCTGTGACCGCGCCCATTCCGATCGCGCCCGCTGCGCATTATCACATGGGCGGCGTCGCCACCGATGCGCGCGGGCGGACATCTCTCGCCGGACTTTGGGCGGCCGGCGAGGTCGCCTCCACCGGCGTGCATGGCGCCAATCGCCTCGCCTCCAACTCGCTGCTCGAGGCGGTGGTGTTCGCGGCGCGCATCGCGAGCGACATAGGCGAGCAGAATGTCGAGGCCGCGCCCGCCCCGGCCCCGTCGCCCGACGCGGCCGACGCGCCCGAGCAGAGCCTCGTCGACGAATTGCGCGATGTGATGGCGCGCGATGTCGGCGTTATCCGTGATGCGATCGGGCTCACGCGCGCGGCGCGGGCGATCCTGCGCATAGAGGCGACGACAGCCAATGCGCAATTGCGCAATATGGCGCTGACCGCTCTGCTGGCGACGAGCGCGGCGCTGGCGCGGCGCGAGAGCCGCGGCGCACATTTCCGCTCCGATTTTCCGCGAGCCGAGGACGCGCTCGCGCATCGCTCCTATATGACAATGGCGCAAGCGCGCGCCATCGCCGAGGAGGCGCTTAGATGA
- the nadC gene encoding carboxylating nicotinate-nucleotide diphosphorylase encodes MTSAPWTLPALQIEEAVRAALAEDFGRAGDITTQATIPETASARAVIAAREDGVVAGLGVAAAAFRLVDPAVVFTPATQDGARIGEGDVLAHIEGPARAILSAERVALNFLGRLCGIATLTARYAEKIAHTKAKVCDTRKTTPLLRAFEKYAVRCGGGANHRFGLDDAVLIKDNHIAVAGGVGPALRAAKAFAGHMVKIEIEVDTLAQLEEVLAEGADIVLLDNMAPDSLRAAVALIGGAMRAEASGGVTLETIAAIAETGVDLISVGALTHSAKTLDLGLDIEIG; translated from the coding sequence ATGACGTCCGCCCCCTGGACGCTCCCCGCCCTGCAAATAGAAGAGGCCGTGCGCGCCGCTCTCGCCGAGGATTTCGGCCGCGCCGGCGACATCACCACTCAGGCGACGATCCCCGAGACCGCCAGCGCCCGCGCCGTCATCGCCGCGCGCGAGGACGGCGTCGTCGCGGGCCTCGGCGTGGCGGCGGCCGCCTTTCGCCTCGTCGACCCCGCCGTCGTCTTCACGCCCGCGACGCAGGACGGCGCGCGCATCGGCGAGGGCGATGTTCTCGCCCATATCGAAGGCCCGGCGCGCGCCATTCTCTCGGCGGAGCGCGTCGCCTTGAATTTCCTCGGCCGGCTCTGCGGAATCGCCACGCTCACGGCGCGCTATGCCGAGAAAATCGCGCATACGAAGGCCAAGGTCTGCGACACGCGCAAGACGACGCCGCTGCTGCGCGCATTCGAGAAATATGCGGTGCGCTGTGGCGGCGGCGCCAATCACCGCTTCGGCCTCGATGATGCGGTGCTGATAAAGGACAATCATATCGCCGTCGCCGGCGGCGTCGGCCCCGCATTGCGCGCGGCCAAAGCCTTCGCCGGCCATATGGTGAAGATAGAGATAGAGGTCGACACGCTCGCGCAGCTCGAGGAGGTCCTCGCCGAAGGCGCGGATATCGTGCTGCTCGACAATATGGCGCCCGATTCTTTGCGCGCCGCGGTCGCGCTGATCGGCGGCGCAATGCGCGCGGAAGCGTCCGGCGGCGTCACGCTGGAGACGATCGCAGCAATAGCGGAGACGGGCGTCGATCTCATTTCCGTCGGCGCGCTCACGCATTCCGCGAAAACGCTGGATCTCGGCCTCGATATAGAGATCGGCTGA
- a CDS encoding ChbG/HpnK family deacetylase, whose protein sequence is MAAQRAVALCADDYGLSMGVSLGILEALDVGRLTAVSALTNVDRWPAMGRELARRRHDADIGVHFNLTLGRPLTNMPKFAPGGVFPPLREVIRAAMRGKLPMEEISAEIDRQIDRFYAVMGRAPDHLDGHQHVHALPGVRTALFDALEKRGLTGEKLWLRDAGDRMHRIVIRGADMRKAMVVRAIGRGYRREAVTRGFLLNEGFAGFSDFDPRSDYAAQFETYLRAPGERHLVMCHPGRVDEDLRAQDPVTVTREQELAFLLSSRFEEVMINRSASLARLRREV, encoded by the coding sequence ATGGCGGCGCAACGTGCGGTCGCGCTCTGCGCGGATGATTACGGCCTCTCCATGGGCGTCAGCCTCGGCATTCTCGAGGCGCTGGACGTCGGGCGGCTGACGGCGGTCTCCGCGCTCACCAATGTCGATCGCTGGCCGGCCATGGGGCGGGAGCTGGCGCGCCGCCGCCATGACGCCGACATTGGCGTGCATTTCAATCTGACGCTCGGGCGTCCGCTCACCAATATGCCGAAATTCGCGCCCGGCGGCGTGTTTCCGCCGCTGCGCGAGGTGATTCGCGCCGCCATGCGCGGAAAGCTGCCGATGGAGGAGATCAGCGCCGAGATCGACCGCCAGATCGACCGCTTTTACGCGGTGATGGGCCGCGCGCCGGACCATCTCGACGGGCATCAGCATGTCCATGCGCTGCCCGGCGTGCGCACGGCGCTGTTCGACGCGCTGGAGAAGCGCGGCCTCACGGGCGAGAAGCTCTGGCTGCGCGACGCCGGCGATCGGATGCATCGCATCGTGATTCGCGGCGCCGACATGCGCAAGGCCATGGTGGTCCGCGCCATCGGCCGCGGCTATCGGCGCGAGGCGGTGACGCGCGGCTTTCTGCTCAACGAAGGCTTCGCCGGCTTCTCCGATTTCGATCCGCGCAGCGATTACGCCGCGCAATTCGAAACCTATTTGCGCGCGCCCGGCGAGCGGCATCTGGTGATGTGCCATCCCGGCCGCGTCGACGAGGATTTGCGCGCGCAGGACCCGGTGACGGTGACGCGCGAGCAGGAGCTCGCCTTTCTGCTCTCATCGCGCTTCGAGGAAGTGATGATCAATCGCAGCGCATCGCTCGCGCGGCTGCGGCGGGAGGTGTGA
- a CDS encoding glycosyltransferase family 2 protein: MDDKAENPPEISVAIPVFNEAANLRPLVARLKPVLERCAASFEIVFVDDGSSDATLARLRELHREDARVKAVSFSRNFGKEIAIAAALDHSRGAAVALMDADLQHPPETIAEFVAKWREGYKNVYGVRRDRAGEPLMRTLFANLFYGLFDRFGETPLPRGAGDFRLLDRQAIDALSRMRERARFSKGLFAWIGFKSIGVPFEVEERASGRSKFNYSKLIRFALDGLMSFSSVPLKVWAVIGITVSTFALAMAAYYFWRTVFYGVDVPGYASLIVSIAFLGGMQLFSLGVLGEYIALIFGEVKGRPLYLVAERVGVEDDEPARSFK; encoded by the coding sequence ATGGACGATAAAGCCGAAAATCCGCCGGAGATATCCGTAGCCATTCCAGTCTTCAATGAGGCGGCCAATCTTCGCCCGCTGGTCGCCAGGCTGAAGCCCGTGCTGGAGCGTTGCGCCGCCTCTTTCGAGATCGTCTTCGTCGATGACGGCTCCTCGGACGCCACGCTCGCGCGGCTGCGCGAATTGCATAGAGAGGACGCCCGCGTCAAAGCAGTGTCCTTCAGCCGCAATTTCGGCAAGGAGATCGCCATAGCCGCCGCTCTGGACCATTCCCGCGGCGCGGCCGTGGCGCTGATGGACGCCGACCTCCAGCATCCGCCGGAGACGATCGCCGAATTCGTCGCCAAATGGCGCGAGGGCTATAAGAACGTCTATGGCGTGCGCCGCGACCGCGCCGGCGAACCGCTGATGCGAACGCTCTTCGCCAATCTCTTCTACGGCCTGTTCGATCGTTTCGGCGAGACGCCGCTGCCGCGCGGCGCCGGCGACTTCCGCCTGCTCGACCGCCAGGCGATCGACGCGCTCTCGCGCATGCGCGAGCGGGCGCGCTTTTCGAAAGGCCTCTTCGCCTGGATCGGCTTCAAATCGATCGGCGTGCCTTTCGAGGTGGAGGAGCGCGCCTCCGGCCGCTCCAAATTCAATTACTCCAAGCTCATCCGCTTCGCGCTGGACGGGCTCATGTCCTTCTCCTCCGTGCCGCTGAAGGTCTGGGCGGTGATCGGAATCACCGTCTCGACCTTCGCGCTCGCCATGGCGGCCTATTATTTCTGGCGCACGGTGTTCTATGGCGTGGATGTCCCGGGCTACGCCTCGCTGATCGTCTCCATCGCCTTTCTCGGCGGAATGCAGCTGTTCTCGCTGGGCGTGCTCGGAGAGTATATCGCGCTCATTTTTGGCGAGGTGAAAGGACGCCCGCTCTATCTCGTCGCTGAGCGTGTGGGGGTGGAAGACGATGAGCCTGCGAGATCATTCAAATGA